A part of Azospirillaceae bacterium genomic DNA contains:
- a CDS encoding amidohydrolase encodes MRGALLGALIVVQSALIPLATKDARAETATLYRNAKVLTVDQGFRTAEAFAVRGDTILAVGTEAEVSEKAGSDAKVQDLGGRTVIPGLIDNHVHMLRAAATWADEVRLDGADTVEEALARIREKAAKTPKGQWIYTLGGFTEGQFENGPHWFSRSELDAAAPDHPVYLQHMFSHAYVNSAAARVAGLTGATAKALARTGEMPAGPDGLPLGPVAGRAMSQVRAWVPGPNADKARAGALAITHEFAAAGLTAVFDMGGFGIRDQDYPPFAALAEENRLPIRVFHTRWFRNDDGPRGREAFERETSGLKVFSGPPFFRLIGAGELLHMPMMDSTDQPGSGDPADLARFEQILRTLAKAGWPVRIHTESDVTISRHLDIIERMVASGIPVAPLRWTIEHADGISDRSLRRMKALGMMAALHSRPLVFGTRHHQAIGDRAYGLPPLRRVQDSGVPWGLGSDSLMANVFNPFHTLWWAVTGKALDGKQVTRPTLTREEALIAHTRSNAYLLFAEREIGSIEPGKFADFVVLSDDYMTIPVDGIRDLRAVMTVVAGKVVHDAR; translated from the coding sequence GGCGCCCTGCTCGGAGCATTGATTGTCGTTCAGTCCGCCTTGATCCCGTTGGCGACCAAGGACGCCCGGGCCGAGACGGCCACCCTTTACCGAAACGCCAAGGTCCTGACCGTCGACCAGGGTTTCCGTACCGCCGAGGCCTTCGCGGTGCGCGGCGATACCATCCTCGCCGTCGGCACCGAAGCCGAGGTTTCGGAAAAAGCCGGTTCCGATGCGAAGGTCCAGGATCTCGGCGGGCGGACGGTCATCCCCGGCCTGATCGACAACCACGTGCACATGCTCCGGGCAGCGGCGACCTGGGCCGACGAGGTCCGCCTCGACGGTGCCGACACCGTCGAGGAAGCGCTGGCCCGCATCCGCGAAAAGGCGGCGAAGACCCCGAAGGGCCAGTGGATCTATACGCTGGGCGGCTTCACCGAGGGGCAGTTCGAGAACGGTCCGCACTGGTTCAGCCGTTCGGAGTTGGATGCGGCCGCGCCCGACCATCCCGTCTACCTCCAGCACATGTTCAGCCACGCCTATGTCAATTCCGCCGCCGCACGGGTGGCGGGGTTGACCGGGGCGACGGCGAAGGCCCTTGCCCGGACGGGGGAGATGCCGGCGGGTCCGGACGGCCTGCCGCTCGGCCCCGTGGCGGGCCGGGCCATGTCCCAGGTCAGGGCCTGGGTTCCGGGCCCCAATGCGGACAAGGCGCGGGCCGGCGCGCTGGCGATCACCCACGAGTTCGCGGCCGCCGGCCTGACGGCCGTCTTCGACATGGGCGGGTTCGGGATCCGGGATCAGGATTACCCGCCGTTCGCCGCCCTGGCCGAGGAAAACCGCCTCCCGATCCGGGTTTTCCATACCCGCTGGTTCCGCAACGACGACGGCCCCCGCGGACGCGAGGCCTTCGAGCGCGAAACCAGCGGCCTGAAGGTGTTTTCCGGCCCGCCGTTCTTCCGCCTGATCGGTGCCGGTGAACTCCTGCACATGCCGATGATGGACTCCACCGACCAACCCGGTTCCGGCGACCCGGCGGATCTTGCCCGGTTCGAGCAGATCCTGCGCACGCTGGCCAAGGCCGGCTGGCCGGTCCGCATCCATACCGAGAGCGACGTCACGATCTCGCGCCATCTCGACATCATCGAGCGCATGGTGGCCAGCGGCATCCCCGTCGCGCCTTTGCGCTGGACGATCGAGCATGCGGACGGGATCTCCGACCGTTCGCTGCGGCGGATGAAGGCGCTCGGCATGATGGCGGCGCTTCACAGCCGACCGCTCGTCTTCGGGACCCGCCATCACCAGGCCATCGGCGACCGGGCGTACGGGCTGCCGCCGCTGCGGCGCGTCCAGGACAGCGGCGTGCCGTGGGGTCTGGGTTCCGACTCCCTCATGGCCAACGTGTTCAACCCGTTCCACACCCTCTGGTGGGCGGTCACCGGCAAGGCCCTCGACGGCAAGCAGGTCACCCGGCCGACCCTGACCCGCGAGGAGGCGTTGATCGCCCACACCCGGTCGAACGCCTACCTGCTCTTCGCCGAGCGGGAAATCGGGTCCATCGAACCCGGCAAGTTCGCCGACTTCGTGGTGTTGAGCGACGACTACATGACCATTCCGGTGGACGGCATCCGCGACCTCCGCGCGGTGATGACGGTGGTCGCGGGCAAGGTCGTCCACGACGCCCGTTAG
- a CDS encoding DsbA family protein codes for MKDTKVVIDFYHDVVCSWCFVMSPRLRIISKELPIEVRHRSFVLQDSREEMVRRWGSLEDAKTQIMGHWAACAEVDDYEGRINVEGMMRQTFEYPSGLAGTLACKAAEIQGGQEAHWDMFDAVQKAHLTDSRNIADTDVLMDVARQVGLKMDRFEVDFLHPETRRLVEVDRAEARRLGIRSIPSLVIMEAGILMQTTPLPELRENLKAVQAHLETARAAGTPAQA; via the coding sequence ATGAAGGACACCAAGGTCGTCATCGACTTCTACCATGACGTGGTCTGCAGTTGGTGCTTCGTCATGTCGCCGCGCCTGCGGATTATCAGCAAGGAGCTGCCGATCGAGGTGCGCCACCGCAGCTTCGTCCTGCAGGACAGCCGCGAGGAGATGGTCCGGCGCTGGGGTTCCCTTGAGGACGCCAAGACCCAGATCATGGGGCATTGGGCGGCATGCGCCGAAGTCGACGACTATGAGGGCCGCATCAACGTCGAAGGCATGATGCGGCAGACCTTCGAATACCCCTCGGGTCTGGCGGGAACGCTTGCCTGCAAGGCGGCGGAGATCCAGGGCGGTCAGGAGGCCCACTGGGACATGTTCGATGCGGTCCAAAAGGCGCACCTCACCGACAGCCGCAACATCGCCGACACCGACGTGCTGATGGACGTCGCGAGGCAGGTGGGCTTGAAGATGGATCGTTTCGAAGTCGATTTCCTCCATCCCGAAACCCGCCGTCTGGTCGAAGTCGACAGGGCAGAAGCGCGGCGCCTCGGCATCCGGTCCATCCCCTCGCTGGTCATCATGGAAGCGGGGATTTTGATGCAGACCACGCCGCTGCCCGAATTGAGGGAAAACCTGAAGGCTGTGCAGGCCCACCTTGAGACCGCCCGCGCCGCGGGCACGCCGGCACAGGCCTGA
- a CDS encoding DMT family transporter has protein sequence MTMTPVVPATQPLGRLRPLALLLATGSLLGALFPLGKLAAAAGVAPLAWSLSMLLSAGVLLTVLAAAQGQAPHLTAPHLRYYASAGLLSMAMPNLILFSVMPQLGAGLSAVVYTLPPILTLVLAALIGLERPGRQRLVGIGLGFAGAALIVGPRGSLPSSDQYGWMALALTIPVFLAMGNIYRTRCWPAGASPLQLSAGAMLAGAFWIALASAATGQLGDIATLAGAPALASVQGALNALQFLLFMRLQKSAGPVYVSQIGYVATAVGLASGAIVFGETYSPWVWAASGLIASGVILVNFARRP, from the coding sequence ATGACAATGACGCCTGTGGTCCCGGCCACCCAGCCTCTCGGGCGCCTCCGGCCCTTGGCCCTGCTGCTGGCGACGGGGAGCCTGCTGGGTGCCTTGTTCCCGCTTGGAAAGCTGGCTGCGGCGGCCGGTGTCGCTCCGCTGGCGTGGTCGCTCTCGATGCTGTTGAGCGCGGGGGTCCTGCTGACGGTTCTGGCCGCGGCCCAAGGCCAGGCGCCGCACCTTACCGCCCCTCATCTCCGCTACTACGCCAGCGCCGGCCTGCTCTCCATGGCCATGCCGAACCTGATCCTTTTCAGCGTGATGCCGCAGCTTGGCGCGGGTTTGTCCGCGGTGGTCTACACCCTGCCGCCGATCCTGACACTGGTCCTGGCCGCGCTGATCGGCCTGGAACGGCCGGGACGGCAACGTCTGGTTGGCATCGGCCTCGGCTTCGCCGGTGCGGCGTTGATCGTCGGTCCCCGCGGCAGCCTGCCCTCGTCCGACCAGTACGGCTGGATGGCGCTGGCACTCACGATCCCGGTGTTCCTCGCCATGGGGAACATCTACCGCACCCGGTGCTGGCCGGCGGGAGCGTCGCCGCTGCAACTTTCAGCGGGAGCGATGCTTGCCGGCGCGTTCTGGATCGCGCTCGCCAGTGCCGCGACCGGACAGCTCGGCGATATCGCGACCCTGGCCGGGGCCCCCGCCCTCGCGTCCGTCCAAGGGGCGTTGAACGCCCTCCAGTTCCTGCTGTTCATGCGCCTGCAAAAATCCGCCGGCCCGGTCTACGTCAGCCAGATCGGCTATGTGGCGACGGCCGTCGGCCTCGCCTCGGGCGCCATCGTGTTCGGCGAGACCTATTCACCCTGGGTCTGGGCCGCGAGCGGCCTCATCGCCTCGGGTGTCATTCTCGTCAATTTCGCCCGGCGCCCCTGA
- a CDS encoding LysR family transcriptional regulator — MDLISAMRSFRRVAERESFSKAAEDLNLSPAGLSKQIRLLEERLGVVLIQRTTRRMSLTETGRLYYQECSRLLDEFDELEHTISADANDVSGRLRVNVPLSFGLTVLSPLLPEFTKTYPDLRIELTLSDQLLDVVGAGFDVSIRVRAELADSSLIAHRLADVEQVICAAPSYLAARGVPATAGDLHHHDCLVYTLADNRGTWRLNGPGGEVSIMPPTRFSANNSLMLRDMLLAGMGIGALPSFLAEPLLQTKALVQVLPDHTFPKRHIYAVYATNRHLQRKVRAFVDFLAKSLHRPARNSEGRPEETK, encoded by the coding sequence ATGGACCTCATCAGCGCGATGCGCTCCTTTCGCCGGGTCGCGGAGCGGGAGAGCTTCAGCAAGGCGGCGGAGGACCTGAACCTCTCCCCGGCAGGCCTCAGCAAGCAGATCCGCCTGCTGGAGGAACGGCTCGGCGTCGTTCTCATCCAGCGGACGACACGGCGCATGAGCCTGACCGAGACGGGCCGGCTGTACTATCAGGAGTGCAGCCGGCTGCTCGACGAATTCGACGAGCTCGAACACACGATTTCGGCCGATGCCAATGACGTGTCGGGGCGGCTGCGGGTCAACGTGCCGCTGTCGTTTGGCCTGACGGTTTTGTCGCCCCTGCTGCCCGAATTCACGAAGACCTATCCCGACCTCAGGATCGAGCTGACCCTCAGCGACCAGCTTCTCGATGTGGTGGGGGCAGGGTTCGACGTCTCGATCCGCGTCCGGGCCGAACTTGCAGACTCGTCACTGATCGCCCACCGGCTTGCCGACGTCGAGCAGGTCATCTGTGCCGCGCCAAGCTATCTCGCCGCACGCGGTGTACCGGCCACGGCCGGGGATCTCCATCACCACGACTGCCTGGTCTACACCCTGGCCGACAATCGGGGGACCTGGCGCCTGAACGGGCCGGGGGGCGAGGTCAGCATCATGCCCCCGACCCGGTTCTCGGCCAACAACAGCCTGATGCTGCGGGATATGCTTCTGGCGGGCATGGGGATTGGCGCCCTTCCGTCCTTCCTGGCGGAGCCTCTCCTGCAGACGAAGGCGCTTGTGCAGGTGCTGCCGGACCACACCTTTCCCAAACGCCACATCTACGCCGTCTACGCCACAAACCGGCATTTGCAGCGCAAGGTGCGCGCCTTCGTGGATTTCCTCGCCAAATCCCTCCACCGGCCCGCCCGCAATAGCGAGGGCCGACCGGAGGAGACCAAGTAA